AAGTCCGGCAACGAAGGCTGGCTGCTGGCCGGCATTCAGCAGGTCAGTTGAGCGCGTCCCCGCACGCCGGCGCGGCGGCATGGCGCCGCACGTCGGCAGCGGGACGCGCGTCGCGAAGCGGCTTCCGCATTCGCGGAGTTTGCCTAGACCGTAGAATAGAACCCGCGCGAGCGACCGCTTGCGCGGGTTTTTTCATCTCAGAGCCGATGACGAACGCACACGAACCTTCCCGCTCCGTTGTAGATCCTGCCGTCAAGACCGCGTCCGGTGCGTTCGCGGCTGTCGTGAATCATCTGCTCGCGCGCGAGCCGTGGGCGCGCGAGCGCCTCCAGCCGTACGCCGGCAAGTCCGTACGGCTTTCGTGCACGCCGTTCGTCGTGGCGCTCGTCGCGCAGGCGGACGGGCTTTTCGTCGCGACGAGCGAGACGCAAGCCGGCCATTTCGATGTCAGCATCGCCGTGCCGTTCGATGCGCTTCCCGCGTTCGTGCAAGGCGGTCAGGCGGCGGTGATGAAGCATGTGCGCATTGAAGGCGATGCCGAGTTCGCGCAGACGCTCGCGAAGCTCGCCGAGCATCTGCGCTGGGATCCGGAGGAAGACCTGTCGCGCGTGATCGGCGATGCGCCCGCGCATCGCATCGGCATGATCGCGCGGACGATGCAGGCGCAGGCGCAGCGCACCGGCCGCAATCTTCTCGACTCCGTGGCCGAGTACTTGCTGGACGAGCGTCCGCAACTCGTGCGCAAGAGCGCGCTCGACGCGTTCAACGCCGAGTTGTCGCAGGCGCGAGATGCGCTCGCGCGCGTCGAAAAGCGCATCGAGCGGATCGAACAACGAGAGTCGGCTCGCGGCGCTTCAGCGCGGACCGGCGGCGAGTCCGAGCGGGACTCGCGCAAATAACGAGCTGAAGCGAACTCCGACCATGCGTTTTCTGCGTTTCCTCAAGATTTTCTTCACGATTGTCCGCTTCGGCCTGGACGAACTGGTCATGAGCGGCATCAACGACCGCCGCGTGCGCTACCTCATGCGCGTGACGACGTTCGGCCGCCGCTTCGATGTCGAGCGCGGCATCCGGCTGCGCCTGGCGCTGGAAAGCCTCGGACCGATCTTCGTCAAATTTGGTCAAGTGTTGTCGACGCGGCGCGATCTGTTGCCGGTCGATATCGCCAACGAACTCGCGAAGTTGCAGGATCGCGTGCCGCCGTTCGATTCGAACGTCGCGGTTTCGATCATCGAGAAAGCGCTCGGCGCGCCGATCGACGCACTCTTCGACGACTTCGAGCGCGTGCCGGTGGCGAGCGCGTCGATCGCGCAGGTGCACTTCGCGAAGATCCGGCATGGCGAGCACGCGGGCAAACCCGTCGCCGTGAAGGTGTTACGGCCCGGCATGTTGCCGGTGATCGATTCGGACCTCGCGCTTCTGCGCGATATCGCCATCTGGGCCGAGCGCCTCTGGCCGGACGGCAGGCGGCTGAAGCCGCGCGAAGTTGTCGCTGAATTCGACAAATATCTGCACGACGAACTCGATCTCATGCGCGAGGCGGCCAACGGCAGCCAGTTGCGCCGCAATTTCCAGGGCCTCGATCTGCTGCTCGTGCCGGAGATGTACTGGGATTTGTCCGCGCCCACGGTGCTGGTGATGGAGCGCATGGTCGGCGTGCCGATCTCGCAGGTCGAAACGCTGCGCGCGGCCGGCGTCGATATTCCGAAGCTAGCGCGCGAAGGCGTCGAAATTTTCTTCACGCAGGTGTTCCGCGACGGCTTCTTTCACGCGGACATGCACCCCGGCAACATCCAGGTGAGCCTCGATCCGGCGACCTTCGGCCGCTATATCGCGCTCGACTTCGGGATCGTCGGGGCGCTCTCCGACTTCGATAAGAACTATCTCGCGCAGAACTTCCTCGCGTTCTTCAAGCGCGACTACCACCGCGTGGCGACGCTGCACCTCGAATCCGGCTGGGTGCCGCCGAGCACGCGCGTCGAGGAACTGGAGAGCGCGATCCGCGCCGTCTGCGAGCCGTATTTCGACCGCGCGCTCAAGGACATTTCGCTCGGACAGGTGCTGATGCGGCTCTTTTCGACCTCGCGCCGCTTCAACGTCGAGATTCAGCCGCAACTCGTGCTGCTGCAGAAGACGATGCTGAACGTGGAAGGGCTGGGCCGATCGCTCGATCCGGAACTCGACTTGTGGAAGACCGCGAAGCCGTACCTCGAGCGCTGGATGAACGAGCAGATCGGCTGGCGCGGCTGGTACGAGCGTCTGCAAATGGAAGCGCCGCAGTGGAGCAAGACGATTCCGCAACTGCCGCGGCTGATTCATCACTTGCTCGCGGAGCGCCACGACGCGCCGCGCGGCAACAATGACGAAACAATGCGCCAACTGCTCGCGGAGCAAAAGCGCACGAACCGGCTGCTGACGACGCTGCTCGTCGTCGGGCTCGGCGTCATTGCCGGCGCGGGCGTGGTCATCGCGCAATTCTGGATGGGCCACCCGTGATCACGGCGAGCCGGCGCGTCTAACAGCCGGCGCGAGGAGATTCGATGAGCAATTCCGGCAATGCCGACGTTCCGTCCTTCGAGAACCGCGACCCGAACTCGCCCGGTTTCTGGGACGAACGGTTCGACCGACGCTTCATGCCGTGGGATCAGGCTGGCGTGCCCGATGCGTTCCGCACGTTCGTGTCCGCGTTGGCCGCGCCCGAAGCCACGCGCGTGCTGATTCCCGGCTGCGGCAACGCTTACGAGGCGGCGTATCTGGCGGAGCGCGGCATGAGCGTGCGCGCCATCGACTTCTCGCCGAGCGCGGTCGCGGCGGCGCGCGCTCAGTTGGCCGCGCACGGGGGCGTCGTCGAAGAAGCCGATTTTTTCACCTATCAGCCGCCGTTCGCGCCCGACTGGATCTACGAGCGCGCCTTTCTGTGCGCGCTGCCGAAAGACCGCTGGACCGATTACGCAGAGCGCATGGCGGCGCTCGCGCGCCCCGGCGCGCTGCTTTCGGGCTTCTTTTTCATCGGCGCGACGCCGAAAGGACCGCCGTTCGGCATCGAGCGAAATGAACTCGACGCCCTTCTCGCTCCCCACTTCGAATTGGTCGACGATCACGAAGTCAGCGGCTCCATACCGGTCTTTGCCGGCCGCGAACGCTGGCTGACGTGGCGGCGGGCTTGAATTATTTGTCTTCGCCCCCATCTGGCGACGAAGCCGCACGGCGAGGGGCCGGCCGAAAATGGCGGGCCGAAGCGGGTTTGCGGCTATAATTCAAGGCTTTGCAAGCGTCGACAGATCATTGTAGGAAGAGTGCCATGCCGATTTACGCATACCGCTGCGCATCCTGCGGCCACGAAAAAGACGTGCTTCAGAAGTTGAGCGACGCACCGCTCACGCAATGTCCCGCCTGCGGAAAGGACGCGTTTTCCAAGCAAGTGACCGCGGCTGGTTTCCAGTTGAAGGGCTCCGGCTGGTATGTCACCGATTTCCGCGGCGGCAGCAACGGTTCCGCTGCGCCGAAGTCGGGCGACAACGCGGGCAATTCGAATTCCGGCGATGGCGCGAAAGCGGGCAGTGCGTCATCGT
The Caballeronia sp. M1242 DNA segment above includes these coding regions:
- a CDS encoding SCP2 domain-containing protein, which produces MTNAHEPSRSVVDPAVKTASGAFAAVVNHLLAREPWARERLQPYAGKSVRLSCTPFVVALVAQADGLFVATSETQAGHFDVSIAVPFDALPAFVQGGQAAVMKHVRIEGDAEFAQTLAKLAEHLRWDPEEDLSRVIGDAPAHRIGMIARTMQAQAQRTGRNLLDSVAEYLLDERPQLVRKSALDAFNAELSQARDALARVEKRIERIEQRESARGASARTGGESERDSRK
- the ubiB gene encoding ubiquinone biosynthesis regulatory protein kinase UbiB; this translates as MRFLRFLKIFFTIVRFGLDELVMSGINDRRVRYLMRVTTFGRRFDVERGIRLRLALESLGPIFVKFGQVLSTRRDLLPVDIANELAKLQDRVPPFDSNVAVSIIEKALGAPIDALFDDFERVPVASASIAQVHFAKIRHGEHAGKPVAVKVLRPGMLPVIDSDLALLRDIAIWAERLWPDGRRLKPREVVAEFDKYLHDELDLMREAANGSQLRRNFQGLDLLLVPEMYWDLSAPTVLVMERMVGVPISQVETLRAAGVDIPKLAREGVEIFFTQVFRDGFFHADMHPGNIQVSLDPATFGRYIALDFGIVGALSDFDKNYLAQNFLAFFKRDYHRVATLHLESGWVPPSTRVEELESAIRAVCEPYFDRALKDISLGQVLMRLFSTSRRFNVEIQPQLVLLQKTMLNVEGLGRSLDPELDLWKTAKPYLERWMNEQIGWRGWYERLQMEAPQWSKTIPQLPRLIHHLLAERHDAPRGNNDETMRQLLAEQKRTNRLLTTLLVVGLGVIAGAGVVIAQFWMGHP
- a CDS encoding methyltransferase encodes the protein MSNSGNADVPSFENRDPNSPGFWDERFDRRFMPWDQAGVPDAFRTFVSALAAPEATRVLIPGCGNAYEAAYLAERGMSVRAIDFSPSAVAAARAQLAAHGGVVEEADFFTYQPPFAPDWIYERAFLCALPKDRWTDYAERMAALARPGALLSGFFFIGATPKGPPFGIERNELDALLAPHFELVDDHEVSGSIPVFAGRERWLTWRRA
- a CDS encoding FmdB family zinc ribbon protein, giving the protein MPIYAYRCASCGHEKDVLQKLSDAPLTQCPACGKDAFSKQVTAAGFQLKGSGWYVTDFRGGSNGSAAPKSGDNAGNSNSGDGAKAGSASSSDASTSASAAPAAGASTTATPATPATPATPSGAA